A genomic stretch from Arachis stenosperma cultivar V10309 chromosome 3, arast.V10309.gnm1.PFL2, whole genome shotgun sequence includes:
- the LOC130966407 gene encoding uncharacterized protein LOC130966407 yields MDLTQAGVARKLQVEELECLKNEAYENARIYKEKTKAFHDHHIQKKDFQEGDEVLLYNSRLRFMPGKLRSRWEGPFKVKEIKPYGVVELFDPKSEATFKVNGQRVKKYHGYKLPKELEVFLLADAPREGEA; encoded by the coding sequence ATGGATTTGACCCAAGCAGGAGTAGCCAGAAAATTGCAGGTAGAGGAGCTCGAGTGTTTGAAGAATGAAGCATATGAGAATGCCCGGATTTACAAGGAAAAGACTAAAGCATTCCATGACCATCACATCCAGAAGAAGGACTTCCAAGAAGGTGATGAGGTTCTACTCTACAATTCAAGGCTTCGTTTCATGCCTGGCAAGCTCCGCTCTAGATGGGAAGGACCTTTCAAGGTGAAGGAGATAAAGCCCTATGGAGTGGTGGAGTTGTTTGATCCTAAAAGTGAAGCAACTTTCAAGGTGAATGGACAGAGAGTGAAGAAGTACCATGGCTACAAGCTCCCAAAAGAGCTAGAGGTGTTCCTATTGGCGGATGCACCTAGAGAAGGAGAAGCATGA